Proteins found in one bacterium genomic segment:
- the sucB gene encoding dihydrolipoyllysine-residue succinyltransferase: protein MIVEVHIPSPGESVNEVTLSSWLKKSGDIVRRDEELFEVESEKATLSVAASDAGKLEILVPEGETVKVGAVAAKIDTSVAAPAGGAEPPKPQSGSAPTPKQAESGRKSSAPTPVAAAAAPKPAPKREAASPPVATGNGSPPPPVEHEPVIVEGERGIRRQKLSALRLKVAERLVAAKNQTAMLTTFNEVDMSAIMAARAKYKEQFQKEYNVSLGFMSFFVKAVCEALKDSPPINAMIEGEEIVYHDYVDMGIAVSAPRGLVVPVIRNAQSLTSAQIEAEIARLADRARRNQLTLDEMTGGTFTISNGGVFGSLLSTPILNPPQSGILGMHNIVKRPVVVDDQIVIRPMMYLAFSYDHRIIDGRESVTFLVRVKQLLEDPMRLLLEV from the coding sequence ATGATCGTTGAAGTCCACATACCCAGTCCCGGCGAATCCGTCAATGAAGTTACGCTCTCCAGTTGGCTGAAGAAGAGCGGCGACATTGTGCGCAGGGATGAAGAACTGTTCGAAGTGGAATCGGAAAAGGCGACGCTCTCCGTCGCCGCCTCCGACGCAGGCAAGCTGGAAATCCTTGTGCCCGAAGGCGAGACCGTAAAGGTCGGCGCGGTAGCGGCAAAGATTGATACCAGCGTCGCCGCGCCCGCAGGCGGTGCCGAACCGCCCAAGCCGCAATCCGGCAGCGCTCCCACTCCGAAGCAGGCCGAGAGCGGCAGGAAATCTTCTGCACCCACTCCGGTTGCCGCAGCCGCCGCGCCCAAGCCCGCGCCCAAACGCGAGGCCGCCTCGCCACCTGTTGCCACGGGCAATGGCAGCCCGCCGCCACCGGTTGAACATGAGCCGGTGATCGTTGAAGGAGAGCGTGGTATTCGCCGCCAGAAGCTTTCTGCGTTGCGCCTTAAGGTCGCCGAGCGGCTGGTCGCCGCCAAGAACCAGACCGCCATGCTCACCACCTTCAATGAAGTGGACATGAGCGCCATCATGGCCGCGCGCGCCAAGTACAAGGAGCAGTTCCAGAAGGAATACAATGTGTCTTTGGGCTTCATGTCCTTCTTCGTAAAGGCAGTCTGTGAAGCCTTAAAGGATTCCCCGCCGATCAATGCCATGATCGAAGGCGAGGAGATCGTCTATCATGATTACGTGGACATGGGCATCGCCGTCAGTGCGCCGCGCGGTTTGGTGGTTCCCGTCATCCGCAACGCGCAGTCCCTGACCTCGGCCCAAATCGAAGCCGAGATCGCCCGCCTCGCCGACCGCGCCCGCCGCAATCAACTGACCCTCGATGAGATGACCGGCGGCACGTTTACCATTTCCAACGGCGGAGTGTTCGGTTCGCTGCTGTCGACGCCGATTTTGAATCCTCCGCAGAGCGGCATCCTTGGAATGCACAATATCGTCAAGCGCCCGGTCGTCGTGGATGATCAGATCGTGATCCGTCCCATGATGTATCTGGCCTTCTCCTATGACCATCGCATCATTGATGGCCGCGAGTCCGTCACCTTCCTCGTCCGCGTCAAACAATTGTTGGAAGACCCGATGCGGCTGCTGCTGGAAGTGTAA
- a CDS encoding peptide MFS transporter has translation MTIAPPAVAVRRRHHPGLAVLFFTEMWERFSFYCMLSILALYMDESLHFSTGTIGQIYGAYIGLVYFTPLIGGWLADRYLGFRKAILIGGVLMGIGHLCLAFTPLTFFFSGLAFLIAGNGMFKPNVSTILGNLYRDMPEKRDDAYNIFYMGINLGAFFSPLVASYLRNNFGWHYAFGAAGVGMIIALAVFTIFRKTVASGEISAAERANQPTGKAVQLTKRQEKDRIVALLTIFAVVVVFWMVFEQNGFTLTFWARDNTETTISPEIFQSVNPVFILLLTPLLVWFWNRLRKIGKEPATATKIALGMLLTAAAYGVMTLAGWSGGDHGRVGVGWLVGTYGVITVAEILLSPMGLSLVSRLAPPRMAGMLMGTWFAFTALGSYLAGLIGGFWDRMDHSTFFLILVVASLAAFAVLMLVLRKLHGTISEAEQMEREMAQQT, from the coding sequence ATGACCATTGCCCCTCCTGCGGTTGCAGTGCGCCGCCGGCACCACCCCGGCCTTGCGGTGCTGTTCTTCACGGAAATGTGGGAACGATTCAGTTTTTACTGCATGTTGTCCATTCTTGCTCTTTACATGGATGAGAGTCTGCATTTCAGCACGGGCACCATCGGCCAGATTTACGGCGCGTACATCGGCCTGGTGTACTTCACGCCGCTGATCGGCGGCTGGCTGGCGGACCGCTATCTGGGCTTCCGCAAGGCGATTCTGATCGGCGGTGTGCTGATGGGCATCGGGCATCTGTGCCTGGCGTTTACGCCGCTGACATTCTTCTTTTCAGGGTTGGCGTTTCTGATCGCGGGCAATGGGATGTTCAAGCCGAATGTCTCGACGATTCTGGGCAACCTGTACCGCGACATGCCGGAGAAACGCGATGACGCCTACAATATTTTTTACATGGGCATCAATCTGGGAGCGTTTTTCTCGCCGCTGGTGGCCTCCTATCTGCGGAACAACTTCGGCTGGCATTATGCGTTCGGCGCGGCGGGTGTGGGAATGATTATCGCGCTGGCGGTGTTTACGATTTTCCGCAAGACGGTAGCCAGCGGGGAGATCAGCGCCGCAGAGCGGGCCAATCAGCCTACGGGAAAAGCGGTGCAACTGACGAAACGGCAGGAGAAGGACCGCATCGTGGCCCTGCTGACGATCTTTGCCGTGGTGGTGGTGTTCTGGATGGTCTTTGAGCAGAACGGCTTCACGCTGACCTTCTGGGCGCGTGACAACACCGAAACGACGATCTCGCCGGAGATCTTCCAGTCGGTGAATCCGGTGTTCATTCTGCTGCTCACGCCGCTTTTAGTGTGGTTCTGGAACCGGTTGCGGAAGATCGGCAAGGAGCCCGCAACGGCGACGAAAATTGCGCTGGGCATGCTGCTGACGGCGGCGGCCTACGGAGTGATGACACTGGCGGGATGGTCGGGGGGCGACCATGGCCGGGTGGGCGTGGGCTGGCTGGTGGGTACGTACGGGGTGATTACGGTGGCGGAAATTCTGCTGTCACCCATGGGGCTGTCGCTGGTGTCGCGGCTGGCGCCGCCGCGCATGGCGGGCATGCTGATGGGAACGTGGTTCGCCTTCACGGCGCTGGGAAGCTATCTGGCGGGGCTCATTGGCGGCTTCTGGGATAGGATGGACCATAGCACGTTCTTCCTGATCCTCGTGGTTGCATCTCTGGCCGCCTTTGCGGTGCTGATGCTGGTGCTTCGCAAATTGCACGGCACGATTTCGGAAGCGGAACAGATGGAAAGAGAAATGGCGCAGCAGACGTGA
- a CDS encoding carboxypeptidase-like regulatory domain-containing protein, translating into MLMRRPYLIAYLLLLISAAVCQAQPPAVSAADSARLEIVAPKLLTRAFVVSNPSENRRKLIEQLELPEGWRTVAQDNSFTLLPGAQDVRLVAISVPLSALPGPYKVTYMAQDSADATQSAQAQTEVLVLPVFKLEIATRETPRRVIAGQDYTVQFAVTSRCNSPTPVSAVLTGSGGSTFVLSDSVWLANPGECKLLTAVVRTDPRCTAAFTQRLTLKLRISDHEARQRESTAHSFVDVIPRGTPAGDFYHRVPSLIAARFVSEAGRSGFQVEYSGNGSLDSRGATRIGYLLRGPRDLTQHTYGLQDEYYVSVENRIGEARAGDLSFNLSPLMEQNRMGRGARARVSNGPFTAGGYAFRMRPKYADLQESAGFIGFCPSPRLSIYANYLQKSSRALNGQLLGLSSSISPVRGMNLDLDFSADAAASKSVSPQNSALFARFNGGLGGLRLSFERVYAGRDFSGYYHDENHSALSVSFPVAPGMQYHASYRSVAQNLSRDTLRATALREADVQSGISATLPLRIAASLDVEKLTRTDELQRTDLDYDERAATMRLRQSFGVVSLTGSAKRGLWNNHRLSLSGDVERYGLGVTFAPDKRQTYSAGFQTGNSSVGSGGHRSRSLNLASTLCLANRLTFSANFQTTGFDDPAAFQNDQFSAELRCETFRRQAITLRARKVNYGPTGIRDGFSCMAGYEIPIGVPVSRQNDVGCLRGKVFDSEDPKQKGVANIVLILDGLTAISDSRGYYAFPSVKPGVHYLQVDHASMGLHRITTQPVPVELKVRGGKTEMLNIGIERAGSVNGRMTLLSKGGNSARGYLLEADSAASSKAEPTLQVATGLANVEVLLYRDGESFRAASDRDGNFAFTGLRPGRWLLKVTPESLPAFHQPERSNYEVFVQPGNPEDLTVRVIPRTRSLIIVDQGTVPITTSSRK; encoded by the coding sequence GTGTTGATGCGACGGCCTTATCTGATTGCGTATCTTCTGCTGCTGATCTCCGCCGCGGTGTGCCAGGCACAACCGCCTGCGGTGTCCGCAGCAGATTCCGCGCGTCTGGAGATCGTCGCTCCCAAGCTCCTCACCCGGGCTTTTGTCGTATCCAATCCTTCGGAAAACCGCCGCAAACTGATCGAACAGCTTGAACTGCCCGAAGGCTGGCGCACCGTGGCGCAGGACAACTCCTTCACTCTGCTGCCCGGCGCACAGGATGTGCGCCTCGTTGCGATCTCGGTTCCCCTTAGCGCGCTGCCCGGTCCCTACAAGGTCACCTACATGGCGCAGGACAGCGCCGATGCAACTCAAAGCGCGCAGGCCCAAACCGAAGTGCTCGTGCTGCCGGTCTTTAAACTGGAAATTGCCACACGTGAGACGCCGCGCCGCGTGATTGCCGGTCAAGACTACACCGTACAATTTGCGGTTACCAGCCGCTGCAATTCGCCCACTCCGGTCTCTGCCGTACTGACCGGCAGCGGCGGCTCAACCTTCGTGCTCAGTGACAGCGTCTGGCTGGCAAACCCCGGCGAATGCAAGTTGCTCACGGCCGTCGTGCGAACCGATCCCCGCTGCACCGCCGCGTTCACACAGCGTCTGACCCTTAAGCTGAGAATCTCCGATCATGAAGCCCGGCAGCGGGAATCCACCGCGCATTCGTTCGTGGACGTGATTCCCCGTGGCACGCCTGCGGGAGATTTCTACCATCGAGTGCCGTCTCTGATTGCCGCCCGGTTTGTCAGCGAAGCGGGACGCAGTGGATTTCAGGTGGAGTATTCGGGCAATGGCTCGCTCGATTCCCGCGGCGCCACACGCATCGGCTATCTGCTTCGCGGGCCGCGCGACCTTACGCAGCACACCTACGGCCTGCAGGATGAGTATTATGTCTCGGTGGAAAACCGTATCGGCGAGGCGCGGGCCGGAGATCTGTCGTTCAATCTGTCGCCGTTGATGGAGCAGAACCGCATGGGCCGCGGCGCCCGCGCGCGTGTCAGCAATGGCCCGTTCACCGCCGGCGGCTATGCCTTCCGCATGCGGCCCAAGTATGCGGATCTGCAGGAATCCGCCGGATTCATCGGTTTTTGTCCCAGCCCGCGCCTGAGCATCTATGCAAATTACCTGCAAAAATCCTCCCGCGCACTCAATGGGCAACTGCTGGGGCTGTCCTCGAGCATTTCGCCTGTTCGCGGCATGAATCTCGATCTGGATTTCAGCGCCGACGCCGCCGCATCGAAAAGTGTGAGCCCGCAGAACAGCGCCCTCTTCGCGCGCTTCAATGGCGGCCTTGGCGGTCTGCGCTTGTCCTTCGAGCGAGTCTATGCCGGACGCGATTTCTCCGGATACTATCACGATGAAAACCACTCGGCTCTGTCCGTGTCTTTCCCGGTGGCTCCCGGAATGCAGTACCATGCGTCCTACCGCTCTGTCGCGCAGAACCTGAGCCGGGATACCCTCCGCGCGACCGCGCTGCGCGAGGCCGATGTTCAGTCGGGCATCAGCGCCACCTTGCCCCTCCGCATCGCCGCGAGCCTTGACGTCGAGAAGCTCACGCGCACCGATGAATTGCAGCGCACCGATCTGGATTATGACGAACGCGCCGCCACGATGCGGCTGCGCCAATCTTTCGGAGTGGTGTCGCTGACCGGCTCCGCCAAGCGCGGCCTGTGGAACAACCACCGGCTCAGCCTCTCGGGTGACGTCGAGCGCTACGGTCTTGGCGTCACTTTCGCGCCGGATAAGCGCCAGACTTACAGCGCAGGCTTCCAGACGGGAAATTCCAGCGTGGGCAGTGGCGGGCATCGCAGCCGCTCGCTCAATCTTGCCTCCACGCTATGCCTTGCGAACCGGCTGACCTTCAGCGCCAACTTCCAGACCACAGGCTTCGACGATCCGGCGGCATTCCAGAATGACCAGTTCTCGGCGGAACTGCGCTGCGAAACCTTCCGGCGGCAGGCAATTACACTGCGCGCCCGCAAGGTCAACTATGGGCCAACCGGCATCCGCGACGGCTTCTCCTGCATGGCGGGCTATGAGATTCCCATCGGCGTCCCGGTAAGCAGGCAGAACGATGTCGGCTGTCTCAGAGGCAAGGTTTTCGATTCGGAAGATCCCAAACAGAAGGGCGTGGCCAATATCGTGCTGATCCTCGACGGCCTCACCGCCATCAGCGACAGCCGGGGATACTATGCGTTCCCCTCCGTCAAGCCCGGCGTACATTACCTTCAGGTGGATCATGCCAGCATGGGCTTGCACCGCATTACCACCCAGCCCGTACCGGTGGAACTCAAGGTGCGCGGCGGGAAGACGGAAATGCTGAACATCGGTATCGAACGCGCCGGGTCCGTCAATGGCCGGATGACGCTGCTTTCCAAGGGAGGAAACAGTGCCCGCGGCTACCTCCTCGAAGCCGATAGCGCCGCTTCCTCCAAGGCCGAGCCCACCCTGCAGGTCGCAACGGGTCTGGCCAATGTCGAGGTCCTGCTCTACCGTGACGGCGAATCTTTCCGCGCCGCCAGTGACCGCGACGGCAATTTCGCCTTTACCGGCCTGCGCCCCGGCCGCTGGCTGCTGAAAGTCACCCCGGAAAGCCTGCCGGCCTTCCACCAGCCCGAACGCAGCAACTACGAGGTCTTCGTCCAACCCGGCAACCCCGAAGACCTGACCGTCCGCGTCATTCCCCGTACCCGCTCTCTGATCATCGTGGACCAAGGCACCGTTCCCATCACCACCTCTTCCCGCAAATAG
- a CDS encoding pitrilysin family protein, giving the protein MKSLSWVVAAVLIFALAAAAPAAKLPELKFVKDTLSNGLQVIYYEDHTLPTVAINTWYHVGSKNEKPGKTGFAHLFEHLMFEGSEHRAGDFSFEKVGGSDNASTSEDRTNYFEVIPSNYLEYALWMESDRLGFLPPAITQEKLDIQRDVVKNERRQRMDNQPYAKAEELLLTAIYPPSHPYSWPVVGSMEDLSRASLDDVKDFFHTYYTPNNASLIIGGDFDLAATRKLVDKYFGSIPAGPPIDRTTGWIPQIDGVKRVTAEDRVNLPRYHCAWTSPANFKPGDAELDMLSSVLAAGKTSRLYKALVYDKQIAQDVSVYQSSNELNGTFDVEITAKPGHSLEEIEAASDAILKDVIEKGITAEELQNAKNGYETQFIRRLQRIGSYYSITDIANEYNTYLGDPNKFQWDLDRHMNLTPADLQRVARQVLDFNRRVIVNIVPQGDFKAATDELDRSKAPAAAAEPSFAPPPIQTATLSNGLKLYLVEKHTLPLVQANIVIKAGWADDPNGKLTSARLTAELLDDGTTTRNALQISEDAKKIGATMGSSSSMDGSFVSLNVLKKNLDQGLSQMTDVLLHPNFPKEELERQRKTYLARLLQEKKEPMSLASKAYAKLLYGADHPYAQTGSGTEASLNSITREDLVAFYQTNYVPNNAAVVVVGDITMAEAKDKFEKALKDWKPGKANVREIPEPQALTSTKIVLVDKPRAPQSVVIVGNPGIKRSDPDYVACDVVNNALGGTFGSRLNTNLREQKGYTYGVHSQFAARRGTGPFLASAMVKTDVTDKSVTEFIKELRDITVSRPLSDEELTASKDNLIKGYPQDFETFNALAGQLNSIFLYNLPADEWTSYVGKVKTVSSDVASGIAKKHIHPDNLLIVVIGDRQKVETELKNLKLGDVTVLKPEDL; this is encoded by the coding sequence ATGAAGAGTCTCTCCTGGGTTGTGGCCGCTGTGCTGATCTTCGCACTGGCCGCCGCCGCGCCTGCCGCCAAGCTTCCCGAATTGAAGTTTGTCAAGGACACCCTGTCCAACGGCCTGCAGGTCATCTACTATGAAGACCACACGCTCCCCACGGTGGCCATCAACACCTGGTACCACGTCGGTTCCAAAAACGAAAAGCCGGGCAAAACCGGATTCGCGCACCTCTTCGAGCATCTGATGTTCGAAGGCTCCGAGCATCGTGCCGGCGATTTCAGCTTCGAAAAAGTCGGTGGCTCGGACAATGCCTCGACCAGCGAAGACCGCACCAACTACTTCGAAGTCATTCCGTCCAACTATCTCGAGTATGCGCTGTGGATGGAATCCGACCGCCTGGGATTCCTGCCTCCGGCCATCACGCAGGAGAAGCTCGATATCCAGCGCGACGTCGTCAAGAATGAACGCCGCCAGCGCATGGACAACCAGCCCTATGCCAAGGCCGAAGAACTGCTGTTGACGGCGATCTATCCGCCCAGCCATCCCTATTCCTGGCCCGTTGTCGGCAGCATGGAAGATCTTTCCCGTGCCAGCCTCGATGACGTCAAGGACTTTTTCCATACCTACTACACACCGAACAATGCGTCGCTGATTATCGGCGGCGATTTTGACCTTGCCGCCACGCGCAAGCTCGTCGACAAGTATTTCGGATCGATTCCCGCCGGACCGCCCATTGACCGTACGACCGGATGGATTCCGCAGATTGACGGCGTCAAGCGCGTCACCGCCGAAGACCGCGTCAACCTTCCCCGCTACCACTGCGCGTGGACCAGCCCCGCCAACTTCAAGCCGGGCGATGCCGAACTCGACATGCTCTCCAGCGTCCTCGCCGCCGGCAAGACCTCGCGCCTCTACAAGGCTCTCGTCTACGACAAGCAGATCGCGCAGGACGTCAGCGTCTATCAGTCCAGCAATGAACTGAACGGCACCTTCGACGTCGAAATCACCGCCAAGCCCGGACACAGCCTCGAAGAGATCGAAGCCGCCTCCGATGCGATCCTGAAGGACGTCATCGAGAAGGGCATCACCGCCGAAGAACTGCAGAATGCCAAGAACGGCTATGAGACCCAGTTCATTCGCCGCCTGCAGCGCATTGGCAGCTACTACAGCATTACCGACATCGCCAATGAGTACAACACGTACCTCGGCGATCCGAACAAGTTCCAGTGGGATCTCGACCGCCACATGAATCTCACTCCCGCGGACCTTCAGCGCGTGGCCCGGCAGGTGCTGGATTTCAACCGCCGCGTCATCGTCAATATCGTTCCGCAAGGTGACTTCAAAGCCGCGACGGACGAGCTTGACCGCTCCAAAGCTCCCGCCGCCGCTGCGGAACCGTCCTTCGCTCCGCCGCCCATCCAGACGGCCACGCTCTCCAACGGTCTGAAGCTCTATCTGGTTGAGAAGCACACTCTGCCCCTCGTGCAGGCCAATATCGTCATCAAGGCCGGCTGGGCCGACGATCCCAATGGCAAGCTCACCAGCGCCCGCCTCACCGCCGAACTGCTCGATGACGGCACCACCACTCGCAACGCGCTGCAGATTTCCGAAGATGCCAAGAAGATCGGCGCCACGATGGGATCGTCCAGCAGCATGGATGGCTCGTTCGTCAGCCTGAACGTGCTCAAGAAGAACCTCGATCAGGGTCTTTCGCAGATGACCGACGTGCTGCTTCATCCCAATTTCCCCAAGGAAGAACTGGAGCGCCAGCGCAAGACCTATCTGGCCCGCCTGCTGCAGGAAAAGAAGGAGCCGATGTCTCTGGCCAGCAAGGCCTACGCCAAACTGCTCTACGGCGCGGATCATCCCTATGCCCAGACCGGTTCCGGCACCGAAGCATCGCTGAATTCGATTACCCGCGAAGACCTCGTCGCCTTCTACCAGACCAACTACGTGCCCAACAACGCCGCGGTCGTGGTCGTCGGTGACATTACCATGGCCGAAGCCAAGGACAAATTCGAAAAGGCTCTGAAAGACTGGAAGCCCGGCAAAGCCAACGTACGCGAGATTCCCGAGCCGCAGGCTCTGACCTCCACCAAAATCGTTCTGGTGGACAAGCCGCGCGCTCCGCAGAGCGTTGTGATCGTCGGCAATCCCGGCATCAAGCGTTCGGATCCCGATTACGTGGCCTGTGACGTCGTAAACAACGCTCTCGGCGGCACATTCGGCAGCCGTTTGAACACCAACCTGCGCGAGCAGAAGGGCTACACCTACGGTGTGCATTCGCAGTTCGCCGCCCGTCGCGGCACCGGCCCGTTCCTTGCCAGTGCGATGGTCAAGACTGACGTCACCGACAAGTCCGTGACCGAGTTCATCAAAGAACTGCGCGACATCACCGTCTCGCGGCCGCTCTCCGATGAGGAACTCACGGCGAGCAAGGACAATCTCATCAAGGGCTATCCGCAGGATTTCGAAACCTTCAATGCCCTCGCCGGACAGCTCAACAGCATTTTCCTCTACAATCTCCCCGCCGATGAATGGACCTCGTACGTCGGCAAGGTGAAGACGGTGTCCTCGGATGTGGCCTCCGGCATTGCCAAGAAGCACATCCATCCCGACAACCTGCTGATCGTCGTCATCGGCGACCGTCAGAAGGTTGAAACGGAATTGAAGAATCTCAAGCTGGGTGACGTCACCGTCCTCAAGCCCGAAGACCTGTAA
- a CDS encoding bacteriohemerythrin: MSLVWNPRLSTGLEWQDIQHQELFNRVNVLLDAIMKEPGTSSLGDIFSFLEDYVLKHFGNEERFMKAQHMPNFEAHHAAHADFVRQYFALKDEFVKSEGTSETVCLKLQTMLCDWLIDHIGGMDRELTLQTAEMNRR; the protein is encoded by the coding sequence ATGAGCTTAGTATGGAATCCGCGGCTCTCGACAGGGCTGGAATGGCAGGATATCCAGCACCAGGAGTTGTTCAACCGCGTCAATGTGCTGCTGGATGCGATAATGAAAGAACCGGGGACGTCGTCACTCGGCGACATTTTTTCGTTTCTTGAAGACTACGTGTTGAAGCATTTCGGCAACGAGGAGCGCTTCATGAAAGCGCAGCACATGCCGAACTTCGAAGCGCACCACGCCGCCCATGCGGACTTTGTGCGCCAATACTTCGCCCTAAAAGACGAGTTCGTGAAGAGTGAAGGCACCTCCGAGACCGTCTGTCTGAAGCTGCAGACCATGCTATGCGACTGGCTGATTGACCATATCGGCGGAATGGACAGGGAGTTGACCCTGCAGACGGCGGAAATGAACCGCCGGTAA
- a CDS encoding bacteriohemerythrin, giving the protein MALVWNPRLSTGLDWQDAQHQELFKRVNRLLDAMLNGQGVTSVGEVFTFLEEYVVKHFGNEERFMKLNSLTCYAKHKAAHEEFIRTYTELKKEFNTSTSQNSVCLKLQTMLSKWLTTHIGTLDKELADQTVALGKK; this is encoded by the coding sequence ATGGCCTTAGTGTGGAATCCCCGCCTGTCGACGGGACTGGATTGGCAGGATGCGCAGCATCAGGAACTCTTCAAACGCGTGAACAGGCTTCTGGATGCGATGCTCAACGGGCAGGGAGTAACTTCCGTCGGCGAAGTATTTACGTTTCTCGAAGAATATGTCGTAAAGCACTTCGGCAACGAGGAGCGCTTTATGAAACTGAATAGTCTCACGTGCTACGCTAAACACAAGGCGGCACACGAAGAATTCATCCGCACCTATACGGAGTTGAAGAAGGAATTCAACACCAGCACGTCGCAAAACAGCGTCTGCTTGAAATTGCAGACGATGCTCAGCAAGTGGCTGACCACCCATATCGGGACCCTCGATAAGGAGCTGGCGGACCAGACGGTCGCGCTGGGAAAAAAGTAA
- the gatD gene encoding Glu-tRNA(Gln) amidotransferase subunit GatD: MTEQQQQDYPGYRDPALSVLKKNKVRVWSDVQIETLDGHFEGLILPRAETGNPHHIVLKLCTGYNVGINVDRVRTIKETGYKKANYKIPEKEFPYDPVKPNVTLLGTGGTIASRLDYRTGAVIPAFSPGELYGAVPELADIANLTTKRIYAIFSENMTPEAWIGTANAIKEEIENGADGIVIGHGTDTMHYTSAALTFMVQDPPVPIVMVGSQRSSDRPSSDAALNLIDATYAAAHGDIAEVLVCMFGPTSDQYDLLHRGTRVRKMHSSYRSTFRTISDTPVATVRNGEIRHIKTDYRKRDKSRTLKLDAVFDDRVTILYYYPNMKPDMIDSLVDNGYKGIVFAGTGLGHFNKPLYPSIKRAIDAGVHIYMCVETLWGYVQMYVYDTGRDIMDLGVIPAGNMIPETAYVKLGWALGHTHDREEVKKLMLTPICGELTEREPIDGYMIMQGGLPEIEQYLLKNRR, translated from the coding sequence ATGACTGAACAACAGCAACAGGATTATCCGGGCTATCGCGATCCGGCACTCAGCGTGCTTAAAAAGAACAAGGTGCGCGTGTGGTCGGATGTCCAGATCGAGACGCTCGACGGGCATTTTGAAGGGCTGATTCTGCCGCGCGCGGAGACGGGCAATCCGCATCACATTGTGCTCAAATTGTGCACCGGGTATAATGTCGGCATCAATGTGGACCGTGTCCGCACGATAAAAGAGACCGGCTACAAGAAGGCCAATTACAAGATTCCCGAGAAGGAATTCCCCTACGATCCGGTCAAGCCGAACGTGACGCTGCTGGGAACGGGCGGCACGATTGCCAGCCGCCTCGACTACCGTACGGGCGCGGTGATTCCGGCGTTCTCGCCCGGAGAACTGTACGGCGCGGTGCCGGAGCTGGCGGACATCGCCAACCTGACGACAAAACGAATTTATGCGATCTTTTCGGAGAACATGACTCCGGAAGCGTGGATCGGCACGGCGAACGCGATCAAGGAAGAGATCGAGAACGGCGCGGACGGGATTGTGATCGGACACGGCACGGATACGATGCACTACACGTCGGCGGCGCTGACGTTCATGGTGCAGGATCCGCCGGTGCCGATTGTGATGGTGGGCTCGCAGCGTTCCTCGGACCGTCCTTCCTCGGACGCAGCGTTGAACCTGATTGACGCGACGTACGCCGCCGCGCACGGGGATATCGCCGAAGTGCTGGTGTGCATGTTCGGTCCGACATCGGACCAGTATGATCTGCTGCACCGCGGCACGCGCGTGCGCAAGATGCACTCGTCGTATCGCTCGACCTTCCGCACCATTTCCGACACTCCCGTGGCCACGGTGCGCAACGGCGAGATCCGGCACATCAAGACCGATTACCGCAAGCGCGACAAGAGCCGCACACTGAAGCTGGACGCGGTGTTCGATGACCGGGTGACGATTCTGTATTACTATCCGAATATGAAGCCGGACATGATCGATTCGCTGGTGGACAACGGCTACAAGGGCATCGTGTTCGCGGGAACGGGCCTGGGGCATTTCAACAAGCCCCTCTACCCGTCCATCAAACGCGCGATAGACGCGGGCGTGCATATTTACATGTGCGTGGAGACGCTGTGGGGTTATGTGCAGATGTATGTCTACGACACCGGGCGCGACATCATGGACCTCGGCGTCATCCCCGCGGGGAACATGATTCCCGAAACGGCGTATGTGAAGCTCGGCTGGGCGCTGGGACATACCCACGACCGCGAAGAGGTGAAGAAGCTGATGCTGACACCGATCTGCGGCGAACTGACCGAGCGCGAGCCGATTGACGGCTATATGATTATGCAGGGCGGCCTGCCGGAGATCGAGCAGTATCTGCTTAAAAACCGGCGCTGA